In a single window of the Pseudomonas entomophila genome:
- a CDS encoding disulfide bond formation protein B, with translation MNELSSRLNRERRFLVLLGVICLALIGGALYMQVVLGEAPCPLCILQRYALLFIAIFAFIAAAMPGRKSLTLFEVLVVLSAIGGIVAAGNHVYILANPMVSCGIDTLQPIVDDLPLAKLWPLAFQVDGFCSTPYPPILGLSLAQWALVAFVLTTVLVPLGIYRNRRRG, from the coding sequence ATGAACGAACTCTCATCGCGCCTGAATCGGGAACGGCGCTTTCTGGTGCTCCTCGGCGTGATCTGCCTGGCGCTGATCGGCGGCGCCCTGTACATGCAGGTGGTACTCGGAGAAGCCCCTTGCCCACTGTGCATCCTGCAACGCTATGCGCTGCTGTTCATCGCGATCTTCGCCTTCATCGCCGCCGCCATGCCGGGGCGCAAGAGCCTGACCTTGTTCGAGGTGCTGGTGGTGCTCAGCGCCATCGGTGGCATCGTTGCAGCCGGCAACCATGTGTATATACTCGCCAACCCGATGGTCAGCTGCGGCATAGACACGCTGCAACCCATCGTCGACGACCTGCCGCTGGCCAAGCTGTGGCCGCTGGCGTTCCAGGTCGATGGCTTCTGCTCCACGCCGTACCCACCGATCCTGGGGTTGTCGCTCGCGCAATGGGCTCTGGTCGCCTTCGTGCTGACCACCGTGCTGGTCCCCCTGGGGATCTACCGCAACCGCCGTCGTGGTTAG